A window of the Henckelia pumila isolate YLH828 chromosome 3, ASM3356847v2, whole genome shotgun sequence genome harbors these coding sequences:
- the LOC140890907 gene encoding subtilisin-like protease SBT5.4 — MLLVKFSYNFLALLILFAVFQEPALAIKKSYIVYLGEHSHGSDATAADLHRVVDSHHELLASFLGSKEKAKDAIFYSYKRHINGFAAVLEEEEAAEIAKHPDVASVFPNHGRKLHTTHSWEFLMLERNGVIHPSSLWRKARFGEDTIIANLDTGVWPESMSFSDKGIDGPIPSKWKGICQFDGNDKSLCNRKLIGSRFFNKGYGAYVGHLNSSYDSARDNDGHGSHTLSTAAGNFVPGASVFGVGNGTAKGGSPRARVAAYKVCWPPVNGSECFDSDIMKAFDMAIHDGVNVLSVSLGGEPINYFDDGLAIAAFHAVKNGVVVIASAGNSGPDPGSVSNVAPWMITVGASTLDRQFQANVKLQNGLILEGMSLSRPLPDDKFYPLISAAKAKAANASAEDAILCKPGTLDSKKVKDKILVCLRGENARVDKGEQALLAGAAGMILCNDKLSGNELISDPHVLPATHINYTDGVAVFSYVNTSHNPLGLITPPKAELNKKPAPFMAAFSSRGPNTVTPEILKPDITAPGVNIIAAYSEGVSPTDLLFDKRTTPYNTESGTSMSCPHVAGVVGLLKTLHPAWSPAAIRSAIMTTARTRDNTINPMMDADYSKATPFAYGSGHIRPNRAMDPGLVYDLTVNDYLDFLCGSGYNQTMLRFFSGGKHKCPHKYSLANFNYPSISVTNLLSGSITVTRKLKNVGLPGIYAARVRQPRGYSVTVEPKILKYESFGEEKSFMVHIVARNPTDVYEFGELLWSDGKHYVRSPIVVISTGD, encoded by the exons ATGTTATTGGTCAAGTTTTCGTATAATTTTCTTGCACTGTTAATTCTTTTTGCTGTGTTTCAAGAACCAGCTTTAGCCATCAAAAAG TCTTATATAGTGTATTTGGGTGAACACTCCCATGGTTCGGATGCAACGGCAGCTGATCTTCATCGGGTAGTCGATTCCCACCATGAGTTGCTTGCCTCCTTCTTGGGAAG TAAGGAGAAGGCAAAGGATGCGATATTTTACTCGTACAAGCGACACATAAATGGATTTGCCGCGGTTCTTGAAGAGGAAGAGGCTGCAGAGATTGCAA AGCATCCGGACGTGGCCTCTGTTTTCCCAAATCATGGTAGAAAACTGCACACAACACATTCATGGGagtttcttatgcttgaaagaaATGGTGTGATTCATCCATCTTCATTGTGGAGGAAAGCTAGATTCGGCGAAGATACCATCATCGCAAATCTTGATACTG GTGTTTGGCCCGAATCAATGAGCTTTAGCGACAAAGGGATTGATGGCCCCATTCCATCAAAGTGGAAAGGAATCTGTCAGTTTGATGGCAATGATAAATCCCTTTGCAATAG GAAACTAATTGGATCAAGATTCTTCAACAAAGGGTATGGTGCCTACGTTGGACACCTCAACTCTAGTTACGATTCGGCGCGTGATAATGATGGCCATGGCAGCCATACACTGTCCACTGCTGCAGGAAACTTTGTCCCAGGGGCTAGTGTATTCGGTGTAGGAAACGGAACAGCGAAAGGGGGTTCCCCGAGAGCTCGGGTGGCGGCTTATAAAGTGTGCTGGCCTCCAGTCAACGGCAGCGAATGCTTCGATTCTGATATTATGAAAGCATTTGACATGGCGATACACGACGGTGTAAATGTACTTTCGGTGTCTCTAGGTGGAGAGCCTATTAACTATTTCGATGATGGCCTCGCCATCGCGGCTTTCCATGCTGTGAAGAATGGAGTTGTAGTCATAGCCTCAGCTGGAAACTCGGGACCCGACCCCGGATCTGTGTCGAATGTCGCACCATGGATGATAACTGTAGGAGCCAGCACTCTTGATAGACAGTTCCAGGCTAATGTTAAACTGCAAAATGGCTTGATTCTTGAG GGAATGAGCCTCTCGAGACCATTACCAGATGACAAGTTTTATCCACTGATTAGCGCTGCAAAGGCTAAAGCAGCAAATGCTTCTGCTGAAGATGC GATCCTATGCAAGCCAGGAACTTTGGACTCTAAGAAGGTGAAGGACAAAATACTCGTGTGCCTAAGGGGCGAAAACGCGAGGGTGGACAAGGGCGAGCAGGCCCTTCTTGCTGGCGCGGCTGGAATGATTCTCTGTAACGACAAGTTGAGTGGCAACGAGTTGATATCAGATCCGCACGTTCTTCCAGCAACTCATATAAATTACACCGATGGCGTagctgtattttcctatgtcaaCACTAGCCA CAATCCGTTGGGACTCATTACTCCTCCGAAGGCCGAACTAAACAAAAAACCGGCTCCATTTATGGCTGCTTTCTCCTCCAGGGGGCCTAATACTGTCACCCCAGAAATTCTCAAG CCCGATATTACAGCTCCAGGAGTAAACATCATAGCAGCTTACAGCGAAGGAGTAAGCCCCACAGACCTCTTGTTCGATAAACGCACGACACCGTATAATACAGAATCCGGCACATCCATGTCCTGTCCTCATGTTGCTGGTGTCGTTGGCCTGCTCAAGACCCTCCATCCCGCGTGGAGCCCCGCTGCCATTCGATCAGCAATCATGACAACAG CAAGAACCAGAGACAACACCATCAATCCAATGATGGATGCGGATTACAGCAAAGCAACTCCTTTCGCATACGGGTCTGGTCACATCCGCCCCAACCGTGCCATGGACCCTGGACTCGTCTACGACTTAACCGTTAACGACTATCTGGACTTCCTTTGCGGTAGCGGCTATAACCAAACCATGCTGCGATTTTTCTCCGGGGGAAAACACAAGTGTCCACACAAATACAGCCTCGCAAACTTCAACTATCCCTCCATTTCAGTAACAAATCTCTTGTCGGGATCGATAACGGTGACGCGAAAACTGAAAAACGTTGGCCTGCCGGGGATTTACGCCGCCAGGGTGCGTCAGCCGCGTGGATATTCGGTCACAGTTGAACCCAAGATTCTGAAATATGAGTCCTTTGGAGAGGAGAAGAGTTTTATGGTGCACATAGTTGCAAGAAACCCCACAGATGTTTACGAGTTTGGAGAGTTGTTATGGTCAGATGGTAAGCATTATGTGAGGAGTCCAATTGTGGTTATCAGCACCGGTGATTAG
- the LOC140890282 gene encoding heavy metal-associated isoprenylated plant protein 47-like has protein sequence MVFFKKKKKTFLQQKIVFRVQICRCKCPREALVVASKAKGVESVELEGQEKDLVAVVGDGIDIVDLADRLRKKLGRAGIVRVSPLD, from the exons atggttttttttaaaaaaaaaaaaaaaacttttttgcAGCAAAAAATTGTGTTTCGAGTACAGATTTGTCGTTGCAAGTGCCCCAGAGAAGCATTAGTCGTTGCTTCTAAAGCAAAGG GGGTTGAATCAGTGGAATTAGAGGGACAGGAAAAAGATCTAGTGGCCGTGGTCGGAGATGGCATCGACATAGTCGACTTGGCCGATAGATTAAGGAAGAAACTCGGTCGTGCGGGCATCGTTCGAGTTTCCCCGTTGGATTAG